The Halobacterium sp. R2-5 DNA segment TCGCGTGCGCGCTGGTCGAGGACCTCGTGGAATGTCAGGTCGCGCCAGTAACCTGCGTCGCGGTAGCGGTCGATTCGTTCCTGTGGGAAGGGGACGTAGCCCTCTAGGGATGCGGGTGAGAGATCGTCACTCATGGGCTTCAATACCACAATAGCAGACGTCTCCCATAAATCATCGGTGTCCTGTCTGAGTTAATTTGGTCTGTGCCTTTCGATTAGAGCCGTGCATGAGGGGGTGGATGAATATTGATGAGGAATGGGGACTTACCCCATGGATACGTTTTATGCAGAATATGTTCGCCCAAACGAACCGCGTCTCGGTGAATTACTTCGAACCTGTTCGTGTTAGGCCCGATTATGAGAACGACTATCAAGCTAAGACTGGGTTACAGTTGGGTTCCTCATAGCGGGAACTCACTCAGAAGCAGTCGGAACCTCCTCATAAAGGACGGGAAATTTTCCCGTATAACGAGATTTTTGTCGAAATCGCGAGCTGAGAGGGGAAACCACTATGGAACCCACCACACATCGTGGGAGTATGAACGACGATCAGACCAAACGAGTGCAGGCCGACGACACCCTCGTTTCGATTCTGGAAGCAATTCAGGACAACGGCGGTGCAACAGCTTCCGAGATAGCAGACATCGTTGGTGTATCGAAAAGTACAGCCTACAGACACCTCACGACACTCCACGACCACCGGTTAGTCACGAAGCAGAACGGGACCTACGATCTCGGCCTTCGGTTTCTCGACTTAGGTGGCTACGCCAGGGAGCAGCACACCGTGTTTGGGGACATCAAACCCACCCTCAAAAATATTGCAGAAGAGACGGGAGAGTTCGTCGGATTTCTCGTCGAGGAGGACGGGCTCGGGGTCTACCTGCATACTGAGATGGGGAACAAGGGCGTGCAAAACGATGTCCGAATCGGCCGACACGTCCACCTCCACCAATCCGCGGCCGGCAAAGCAATCCTTGGATCACTCCCGGAACAACGTGTCGAAGAAATCATCGACGAGCACGGGCTCCCAGCCAAAACATCCGAAACAGTCACAGATAGAGACGTTTTCCAGGAGGAGTTAGCAACCATCCGCGAGCGCGGATACGCGTATGCACGCGGTGACCATACAGAGGGGCTTTGGGCAGTCGGTGTCCCAGTTCACGACCGGTCAGACCAAGTTGCAGGCGGTATCCTCGTTGCTGGTCCGACACACCGGATGCAAGGCGAGTGGTTCGAGCAAGGCCTCCCGGAATATCTGAAAGGGACCGTCAAGGAATTCGAGCTGAACTTATCGTTCTCCTAGCTGGGATTACAGGGGTACAGGTGTAATGCCGGTGGCTTGCTCACCACACTCTGCTGGTTGTCGTAGTGCGTGGTACGCGATAATCAACTACAGTAGACCGGATCGGGTCGGGGAGTGACGGTTCTCCTTAGTCGATTTTCTCGACGTACGTGTACTCCTCGTCGAGGGCTTGGGCGTCCTCCGGGAGCAACGCGACGGTGAGGTGGTCGGCGTAGTCACTAAAGTACTCCACGACGCGCGCGATGCGGTCGGAGTCGATGGCTTCCAGCGAGTCCAACACCATGAACGGAACGTCCTCGTACACCTCGTGGACGAGGTAGCCCGCGAGCGCGAACACGAGTCCGGTTACCTCGCGCTCGCTCTCCGAAAGGTGGTCAATCGTGTCTCGATAGGACGTGCCGTCATCGGTCGCACGGATGATGTGGAGGTCGAAGGTGGTCTTCTCGACCTTACGGCGCCCCTCGCGGACCTCCTGCTCGCGACGCTCCACCCAAATGCGCTCGATGTTGTCGTACTCGAGCACAGCGAGGACTGACTCCATGTGGTCGTTGAACTCTTCGACGGCTTCTTCCTCGATACGGTCGACTTTCGTCCGGAGATCCGTGAGCTCCTCGTTGACCTCCTCGCGGCGGGCCGCCAGTTCGTCGCGCTCGCCCAGCGTCTCCTCGTGGTCCGCGATGTCGGCTTCGACGTCCGCGAGGTCGCTCTCCAGACGTTCGATGCGAATCTCGATTTCGTTGGACTTGCGGTGGAGCTCCAGCACTTCGTCGTAGTCGCCGCCCGTGCCAACGTCTTCGGTCTCGGCCTCGAGGCGCTCGACCTCCTCGCGCTGCTCTTCGAGAGAGTCCTCCAGGGAGTCGATGCGCTGCTCGGTGGCCTCGATTTCGGTCTCGACCTCCGAGAGGCGGCGCTCGGTGCGCTCGCGCTCGCGCTGCTGTCGCTGAATCTCCGAGCGAGTCGACGAGAGTTCGTCGATCTGTGCCTCCAGGTCGCTACGTTCGTCGAGTTTCTCCGCGCGGAGGTCACGGAGTTGGTCGACCGTCCCCTCGATGCGGTCGCGCTCGACCTCCGACCCACACGTCCAGCAGACGACGTCATCGGCCTCGTCGAGGAGCTGCTGGGTCGGGTCGGCGTCGGTGTCCTCGCCGAACTCGTCGAGGTCGAGGCCTTCGCCGTCGAGCATCTCCTCGTTGAAGCTGATGACGCTGCCGAGTTGGCTAATCGTGTCGTCGAGTGCGCGCTTGCGCTCGCGGAGCTCGTCGATGCGACCGGCGAGGTGCTCGGGGTTCTCGTCGTGACCCTCTGCCTCTTCGAGTTCAGCTTCGAGCTGGTCGCGTTCGCCGCGGAGGTCGTCGAGAGTCTGCTGTTCGGTTTCGAGGTCGAACTCGAGGTCCTCGAGGTCAGACTGGGCGTCCCGCAGCGCTTCGAAGGCCTCCTCGATGGCCTCCTTCTGGGAACGGCTCTGTTCGAGGCTCACATCTTTTTCCTCGATTTCGGCTTCGACATCCGCGAGTTCCCCGCGCGCTTCTTCGAGCTCGTCTTCGATCCCCTGTTTTTCGGCTTCGAGTTCGGGGAGTTCCCCCTCGATTCGTTCGAGTTCTTGAATCTGGTCGTCTAGGTCACGCTTTTCGTTCTCGAGGTTTCGAATCTGGGATTCGATTTCCTCGGTGTCGACGGGGTCCATGATGATCTCACGGAGGTCGTCGCCGCGGGCGACGGCGCGGCGGACTTCCGTATTCTCGAGGAGGAACGCGAACTGGTCGGCGACAGTTGAGTCGTCGAGGTAGGGGTCGCCACCGTAGACGACGGTGTCACCGCTTTTCGTGAGTGTTCGCGTGTACGTTTCGTCGCCGACCTGTAGCTCGACTTCGCCTTCGTCAGCGTCGCCTTTCAGCGAAGCGCGCTTGCTACCAAGACCGGCCATAATCGCCTGCAGGAACGATGTCCGGTTGGTTGCGTTCCGACCGGTCAACACGGTCACGCCTGGCGGTAGCGTCACCTCGGCTTCGTCGATGCCACCGATGTTGCGGGCGTGGACGCGTACGTCTCGTTCGGTAGACTGCTGAGATGCCATTACCTGTGTCCAAGAAGGGGAACGTCTTAAGAGTTATCACACCTGTCGTATCAGCCGCCTCACGCCTCGTCACAGTTGCAGCCGCCCTGTCGGAGCAGTTCGCCGGCGGCGTAGTCGGTGCCGCAGTCGCCACAAATCACACGCACGTCGACGATAACGTCGTAGTCGTGCTTGCTGAGCTCGCCACTGGACACCAGGCCCTCGATGGTCGAATCGGTGACGGCCGAGGTTCGGCCCTGAAGGCGCTCGATCGTCTCGGCTTTCTTGTCGGGATCACCAGACTGGTCGGGGAGCTCCGCCTCGCGGTACTCCGTGAGGTACGTGTGGACTGCCTGGTGGGTGACGAAGTCGGACTGGACGCCGTCGACGTCGACACCCATCGATTCGAGTTCGCGTTGCTTGCGCATTCGGTCGGCGCTAGAGACGTCGTCGTCGGTGAGGACCTGGTAAACGTTCTGGAGGTCGGTTTCGGAGATGGAGCCGTCAGAGCGCCGGATGGCCGCGTCCAGTACCGCGCGGTTGAACTCGTCGGCGAGGTTTCGCAGGCTCGTTCGCTCGCCGTGTTCGCCGGTCCAGGCGACTTCGAGTTGTTCGCCCATGCCGCCGAGTTCGTACTTCTCGATGACGCGTGCGACCTTGCTGTTCGGCCGTGACGAAGACTCACTCATGCCCGCAGCTACTCACTGCGGCATTACAAATATATCGGTGTAATCCCAGCCGACTATTCACTGCGTGAACCGTGCTCGTATGTCCCCGGAGGGGCCGTCTGAGGACGAGAATATGAGCTATCCGTAGGGCGGCTCAGACCCACGCCGGAAATGGATTTATAATATACACAACAATGGTTTGTGGGGCATTCGGTGACTGATTTGACTGGGAACGGATTACATTAAACCGTCGGCAACAGGCACGTCTAACCGATATGAAGCCGAACCAGGTCACGGCTGACAAAACTGTTGCAAAATCGGTCCCAAGTGGGTTTTGTCTGTGAACTACAACATCCCGAGATGAATCAACGCTTTATAGCTCGTTGTCTGATTGGTGCGGCACTAATCGGCGGTCTCGTTTTAGCTGGACCCTACGAGAAACACGATCGCTCGGAGGTGCCCTTACTCGTCGACCAATCAAATGATTGGACTGTACTATGAGGCGGTCTGGGAAGCGTGAAGAGACGAGCGGTCACCTACGCGGATCGATTCAGAGGTCAGTTACCCCGATGAACTAAATCGTAGCGTCTGAACGAGGTCCAAACTAGTAACCCTGGTAACGGGATCTCCTAGTCCCTCCAAAACTGGATTTCTATTCGTAGGCGAGTTTGAGCTCGATTTCGTTCGTTGCTGTCGTGACTAGGTCGATGAGCTCCTGACGGTACGAGTTCTGTTCGATTCGTGCTGTCGGTTCCGCGATTGCAATGGCGCCACGGGCTTCGCCGTCGACGACAATCGGCGCAGCGATAGCAGAAACGCCGTGAGCGGTCTCGTGCTCATTGATCGCGTACCCCTGTTCTCGAATCGTTTCCAGTTCCGTTTCGAGCTCCTCTATTGTCGAAATCGACTCGGAGGTCTTCTGCGGGAGCCCGTGCTCGTCTACAACCCATTGAACGTGCTCCTCTGGGGAGAACGCCAGCATGGCTTTTCCGGACGCCAGACAGTGCATATATTCGTGCTTCCCGAGACGCTCGTGCGTTTCGATCGACCGTTCTCCCAGTTCTTGTGCTAAGTACACTGCTTTGCCGTGTTCTTCGACGAGCAGCCACACTGCCGAGTCCGTTTCGTCGGCTAGCTGTTTGAGGTTCGGTCTCGACTTCGATAATACTGGAAACCGATTCTGGGCGTGCACGCCACGATCTAGAAACTGGAGCGACAGCTCGTACTCGCCTTCGTCTTGCGATAGATACCCGATGTGCGAGAGCGTTTCGAGATAATTGTACAGCGTGCTGTCTGACACCTCAACGTGATCCGAGAGCTCGGTGAATGTGGCTCCATCGAGGTCTTGAATTAGCTCGACGAGCCCAAAGACTCGCTCCGCGGTTTTGATCCGCCGACTCTGTTTTTCTGTGTTTTCCATGTTAGTCACTCTCTCAGTCGCAGTATAAAATTTGGCGCCTTGTAGCCAGTGGGGATTACGATAATACAACTGTAATGTGGACTACGAAATCAACTCGGACTGTTCGTTTCGACAATGCCGAAGTGCACTGTCAGCGGAAATACTCGCTCTCACGTCTGTATAGCGGCCCCTGAGTTATATTGACCGGAGTGTTTGGAAATATCGAACCGTCACAAGGGGTGGCTACGGCTACCAACCGACCGTTTCTACGCTGATTTCAACAGATAGCAGTTAGTACGAGCGGAAACTCACTCGAAGCTGTTTCCACCAAGAACCCGGCCTGCGCCGGGAACCTGTGTACTAAGGTCGAGGTGATCCAGTATCTCGTACGTCGTTGCAGTGGCCGCAGAGAACACAGGTAGACCGAATTTGTCCTCCGCGGCCTGAATCGACGCTAGTGATGGCATCTGGACACAGGAAGAGAGAACGAGTGCATCGGCGTCCTCGGTGTCCAGGTCTTCCGCAATCGAGAGCAGATTTCGCTGGTCGAGTTGCGCTACCTCGAGGTTGTCCGGGCATTCCAGTGCCTCATAATCGATGACGTCGACACCGGTATCCTCGAAGTACTCGATCATCGTCTTCACGAGCTCCTCCATGTACGGGGCGATCAGCACTACCTTCTCGGCCGCCAACCGGTCAAGCGACCGCACAAGCGCACCGGCGCTGGTTACAACCGGTGCGCCCCCGCCATTTTCGACGGTTCGCTGGTGGAGTTTCGCCTCGCTCTCTTCGTGGTACCCTGGCCCCTGTGCCATAATCCCAATCAGACACGCGTACGCGATCACGTCGCAACGAGCGTCCGAGAGGAGCGTTGCACATTCCTCCGATTGTTCGTCCATTCGCTCTAACTCCTCTGCAGTAACACTCTGCATCCGCATCCGGCTAGAATGGAAGGTAAAGCGTTCCTCGTAGAGATCAGGGCGAGTCTCTAACATCGCTGGAATCTCTGTTTCCATCGTCACGTTCGAACTCGGGACGATCATCCCGACCCGGAAGTTGTCTGTCATAGCGCAGCTAGAGATTCTCTTCTTATCGCGATAAGCCTTGGGAGAGGTGCAAGTCTCTATTCGACGGCGTCTTCGCGACCTTCCGGACTGCGTTCAGCGAGGTTCGATACCGAACGACAGTAAACTATATGAATCGTCTTCCACAATCGCTGGTGTATGGGAACGTCTACCGACCAGTTAGACCCGGACCGTGAGGTCCCCGAGCAAGCATTCGAGGACCACATCATCGACCTCGACTTCCACGTTAACCCGATGGAAGAAGAGTTGTTGTCGTACGTCGACGACGGCGTCGTTCGAGACAAGCTCTCGACCGAGTACGGTGCCACCCCGGTCAAAGGCAAGTGGGACGCCGCCTTCGCGATCAAAGAAGGGACGGAAGGACTGTTCACGCAAGGCCGAGCCAAATACGCCGACGACGTCCGTGAAGCCTGCGAGAAATTTGCAATCGACGAGCCCGTCGTCAACGCCGGGATTAACAACCTGAACCTCCAGCACAATCCCGTCTTGAAAAACGGCGTCGTGCAGGCGGCGAACGATTACATGCTGGACCATTTCGCCGACGAAGGAGTGGCGACGTCAATGATGATCCCGAAGTGGGACCCCGAATACACTGTCGAGGAGATCGAACGGGTCGGCAGCGAGGACAATATCGTCGCAGCGTACTCCTGGTTCGACCCGAAGGTCCCGTGGGGGAGCGAGCAGTTCGATCCCGTCTTCGAAGCATTGGTCGAAAACGACCTTCCGCTATTGCTTCACGGGTCACTCGCGTACTGGCCACAGCAGTCCTATGTCGGGGACGAAATGCTGACCTGGACCGAAGTCCTGGGTTTCGACTGGCCGATACACGGGATGGTCAACGTGGTTAACATGATTATGCGCGGTGTCTTCGACCGATTCCCTGATCTAAACGTCGTCCTCCAGGAAGCCGGGCACTGGTGGGTGCCGTTCGTCCGCTATCGCATGGACGAATTCTACGAAATGCACCCAGAGGACATCAAAATCACACCCCGAAAGCACACCTCTGGCGAACAGTATCTCGACAGAACGCCCAGTGAGTATCTCCGGGACAACTTCTATCTCTGCACACAGCCGTTCGCGTTGCCGCGGAATGCGGGTGACGCGGAGGATATGTTGAATCTCAGCCTTGCGGAAGACATGTTCATCTATTCCAGTGATTGGCCTCATCAGACGCTCGACCCGCCGACATGGTTCTACACGTCGCGTGCATTCGACGATAACACCCGGGAGTCGATCCTCCACAAGAACGCTGAAGAGATCCTCCGGTTCTCGTAACAATGAGTACGGAATCATCACTCGACGACCGCTTCACCAAAGTCGCAGAAACCGACGAAATCGATCAAGGCGACGGCATCGCCGTCGACGTTAACGGAATCGAAGTCGCCGTGTTCAACGTCAGCGGTGAGTTCTACGCGATTAGTAACGTGTGCGCCCATCAGTGTGCCCCGCTCGACAAGGCCGGCGAACAGAAAATTAACGCCGACGACACGTGGACGGACACGCGCGGCGGCGTTAACGAAGACGCCTGTACCGTAAGCTGCCCATGGCATCTCTGGGAGTGGGACCTCGAGACCGGCGAACACGAGGCATCCGGAAAGCACATCGGGACATTCGACGTCGAAGTGGCTGGCGGAGACGTGTACGTCGGCATCTAACCGCTTCCCATCAGGCCCCTGTTGGGCGTTCCTCCGTTCTAGTTTACTGGTCCAGAGAACGCTGATCTACGCGTAGACCGTTCGTCGTGTGTATTTCGCCGCTGCGTACGTCGACAGCAGCCAAAATGATATAATGCTGGGCTGGCACGGGTGTTAGTACGGTACCTCGACTGGCCAACTCGTGGCTGCTTCGGGGGACGACAACCATGAAAACGATACTGTTCTGTATCGACACGGATGTGGAACGGGCGCGCAGACAAGTCGAATCGGTAACTGACCTGCCGTTCGAGCAAGACCAGATTCGCGTCGTCGTGTACCACGTGTTCCGAGGGAAAGACGAGCAGGCTGACGCCGAGAAGCTCAAATCGGTCACCTATGCCGCGGAAAACCTCGAAGAGGCGGGATACAGCGTGGACGTTCAGCAATCAAATGGGGACGCGTCACGGCACATCCTTGAGAAGGCCGAGGACATCGAAGCCGACGTGATTAGTCTCGCTGGTCGCAAGCGCTCTCCGGCGGGTAAGGTGCTTTTCGGGAGTGTCACTCAGGACGTGATCCTCGAGTCCGAGCGAACGGTATTGCTCAGCTCACTCGAGTAATTAGCTAGGGTAGCGTACTGCCCGGGTTTCTTGGCGCACACGGGTTCGTCGCCATTTCTTGGATAACCCATTTCACAGCCCCGTAGTGTGCCGTGCGTGGGGGATTGTGTTCTACTGCTGCTGGTACTCTCCTACAGGGGTCGAGATGGGGTATTAGTAGTGCTAGCCACATATGTTCGGTATCTTTATGAGGTATGGCAGCAGGTGTCGTACTATGGCGGGTAGCCAACGCTGGCAGAATGACAGCCATATCTCCGGCGAGGGAGTACAGCCTGACGAAAAATCGATCGAAGACGTGAATCTCACCGACACGTCGGTTCGTTCAACACTCAAATTCGTCATCGCGTTCGCCACCGGCGCATTCGTCTTTCTCATCCCCATCCAATGGCAAGGACAGACGACAATCCCACTCGACGTCATCATGACGCTCATCCAGAACGCATCGATGACGGCAGTGGACGTGTTTTCACTTGGACTGATTGCCGCTGGCGGGATTCTCACTACGATCTCCGAACTACACTACCGCAACATCATCACCGTCAGCGAGCAAACGGAGGAGTTGCTCCAACTCGACTACTGGCGGACTTCCGTAGTCTTCTGGGCATTCAGAGTCATCGCGATCGGCTTCGCCGTATCGATCCTTCTCAACGCGGGCCCAGCGTGGATGCTCGTCGACCCCATCGTCAATACGGCATGGGGCGCACTCGTGATCACAGTTGCACTCGTCATTCCGATCGGCTCTATCTTCGTCAATCTCCTTGCGGAGCTCGGGGGCCTCCAGTTCATCGGGACACTCGCCCAACCGATCATGCGTCCCGTATTCGACCTGCCCGGCCGCTCGGCACTCGACAGCGCCGCATCGTGGCTCGGATCGTTCAGTATCGGCTACTATCTCACTCGCAACGTCTTCGACCGTGGCGGGTACAACAAGCG contains these protein-coding regions:
- a CDS encoding IclR family transcriptional regulator, which translates into the protein MNDDQTKRVQADDTLVSILEAIQDNGGATASEIADIVGVSKSTAYRHLTTLHDHRLVTKQNGTYDLGLRFLDLGGYAREQHTVFGDIKPTLKNIAEETGEFVGFLVEEDGLGVYLHTEMGNKGVQNDVRIGRHVHLHQSAAGKAILGSLPEQRVEEIIDEHGLPAKTSETVTDRDVFQEELATIRERGYAYARGDHTEGLWAVGVPVHDRSDQVAGGILVAGPTHRMQGEWFEQGLPEYLKGTVKEFELNLSFS
- a CDS encoding archaea-specific SMC-related protein translates to MASQQSTERDVRVHARNIGGIDEAEVTLPPGVTVLTGRNATNRTSFLQAIMAGLGSKRASLKGDADEGEVELQVGDETYTRTLTKSGDTVVYGGDPYLDDSTVADQFAFLLENTEVRRAVARGDDLREIIMDPVDTEEIESQIRNLENEKRDLDDQIQELERIEGELPELEAEKQGIEDELEEARGELADVEAEIEEKDVSLEQSRSQKEAIEEAFEALRDAQSDLEDLEFDLETEQQTLDDLRGERDQLEAELEEAEGHDENPEHLAGRIDELRERKRALDDTISQLGSVISFNEEMLDGEGLDLDEFGEDTDADPTQQLLDEADDVVCWTCGSEVERDRIEGTVDQLRDLRAEKLDERSDLEAQIDELSSTRSEIQRQQRERERTERRLSEVETEIEATEQRIDSLEDSLEEQREEVERLEAETEDVGTGGDYDEVLELHRKSNEIEIRIERLESDLADVEADIADHEETLGERDELAARREEVNEELTDLRTKVDRIEEEAVEEFNDHMESVLAVLEYDNIERIWVERREQEVREGRRKVEKTTFDLHIIRATDDGTSYRDTIDHLSESEREVTGLVFALAGYLVHEVYEDVPFMVLDSLEAIDSDRIARVVEYFSDYADHLTVALLPEDAQALDEEYTYVEKID
- the rdfA gene encoding rod-determining factor RdfA; this translates as MSESSSRPNSKVARVIEKYELGGMGEQLEVAWTGEHGERTSLRNLADEFNRAVLDAAIRRSDGSISETDLQNVYQVLTDDDVSSADRMRKQRELESMGVDVDGVQSDFVTHQAVHTYLTEYREAELPDQSGDPDKKAETIERLQGRTSAVTDSTIEGLVSSGELSKHDYDVIVDVRVICGDCGTDYAAGELLRQGGCNCDEA
- a CDS encoding IclR family transcriptional regulator; this encodes MENTEKQSRRIKTAERVFGLVELIQDLDGATFTELSDHVEVSDSTLYNYLETLSHIGYLSQDEGEYELSLQFLDRGVHAQNRFPVLSKSRPNLKQLADETDSAVWLLVEEHGKAVYLAQELGERSIETHERLGKHEYMHCLASGKAMLAFSPEEHVQWVVDEHGLPQKTSESISTIEELETELETIREQGYAINEHETAHGVSAIAAPIVVDGEARGAIAIAEPTARIEQNSYRQELIDLVTTATNEIELKLAYE
- a CDS encoding Asp/Glu racemase, coding for MTDNFRVGMIVPSSNVTMETEIPAMLETRPDLYEERFTFHSSRMRMQSVTAEELERMDEQSEECATLLSDARCDVIAYACLIGIMAQGPGYHEESEAKLHQRTVENGGGAPVVTSAGALVRSLDRLAAEKVVLIAPYMEELVKTMIEYFEDTGVDVIDYEALECPDNLEVAQLDQRNLLSIAEDLDTEDADALVLSSCVQMPSLASIQAAEDKFGLPVFSAATATTYEILDHLDLSTQVPGAGRVLGGNSFE
- a CDS encoding amidohydrolase family protein; translated protein: MGTSTDQLDPDREVPEQAFEDHIIDLDFHVNPMEEELLSYVDDGVVRDKLSTEYGATPVKGKWDAAFAIKEGTEGLFTQGRAKYADDVREACEKFAIDEPVVNAGINNLNLQHNPVLKNGVVQAANDYMLDHFADEGVATSMMIPKWDPEYTVEEIERVGSEDNIVAAYSWFDPKVPWGSEQFDPVFEALVENDLPLLLHGSLAYWPQQSYVGDEMLTWTEVLGFDWPIHGMVNVVNMIMRGVFDRFPDLNVVLQEAGHWWVPFVRYRMDEFYEMHPEDIKITPRKHTSGEQYLDRTPSEYLRDNFYLCTQPFALPRNAGDAEDMLNLSLAEDMFIYSSDWPHQTLDPPTWFYTSRAFDDNTRESILHKNAEEILRFS
- a CDS encoding Rieske 2Fe-2S domain-containing protein; translated protein: MSTESSLDDRFTKVAETDEIDQGDGIAVDVNGIEVAVFNVSGEFYAISNVCAHQCAPLDKAGEQKINADDTWTDTRGGVNEDACTVSCPWHLWEWDLETGEHEASGKHIGTFDVEVAGGDVYVGI
- a CDS encoding universal stress protein; the encoded protein is MKTILFCIDTDVERARRQVESVTDLPFEQDQIRVVVYHVFRGKDEQADAEKLKSVTYAAENLEEAGYSVDVQQSNGDASRHILEKAEDIEADVISLAGRKRSPAGKVLFGSVTQDVILESERTVLLSSLE